In a genomic window of Deinococcus ruber:
- a CDS encoding argininosuccinate lyase → MKWHPVYLSAVLEPDYAYARAHLLPQFLDALTAHALGRLRVGTRHAQEAVNGIRALQHFQPPVYDAGMEDLFFLLDRELAAASPLGAGALRTALSRNDLDMTVYRLSARASLLRAAQELSDLRRTLLTLAAAESTTIMIAYSHHQPAQPITLGHYLAAVENGLSRDSARLHAAMNRLNRSPLGAVALAGSSHALDRDYTAQLLAFDGPIENTYDAVSTGDWQLEIAGAVSTCAVTLSRVLYDLLNWASQGLLSLADGLVQGSSVMPQKRNPVALEHARTRFSKALGYAQAVVYSNHNTPFGDINDPGTDIQEPLHLLWQDFSQGVRLLDVSLANLYIERDLWNTQAEHSDVTLTELADTLARQSGDFRAAHDSAQKLLGSLRAQGRELRSATDDDLKALGIDVPAGTVQDALNPRSFIERRTTFGGPAPAPMQVYFTQATARLEHDTQTERTWKERFAASRALLRGDTLP, encoded by the coding sequence TTGAAGTGGCATCCGGTGTACCTGAGCGCTGTGCTGGAACCCGACTATGCCTACGCCCGCGCCCACCTGCTTCCACAGTTTCTCGATGCTCTGACCGCCCACGCGCTCGGACGGCTGCGGGTCGGCACGCGGCATGCACAGGAGGCGGTCAACGGCATTCGGGCGTTACAACATTTCCAGCCGCCTGTGTACGACGCCGGGATGGAAGACCTGTTCTTCCTGCTCGACCGGGAACTGGCGGCCGCGTCTCCGCTGGGGGCAGGGGCCCTGAGAACTGCCCTGTCACGCAACGATCTCGATATGACGGTGTACCGACTGTCGGCCCGCGCATCGCTGCTCCGCGCCGCGCAGGAATTGAGCGATCTGCGCCGCACGCTGCTGACGCTGGCCGCGGCCGAGAGCACCACCATCATGATTGCCTACAGCCATCATCAGCCCGCCCAGCCGATCACGCTGGGGCATTATCTGGCTGCCGTCGAAAACGGTCTGTCGCGCGACAGTGCCCGCCTGCACGCCGCCATGAACCGTCTGAACCGCAGCCCGCTGGGGGCTGTCGCGCTGGCGGGCAGCAGCCATGCGCTCGACCGCGACTACACGGCGCAGCTGCTGGCCTTCGATGGCCCCATCGAGAACACCTACGACGCGGTTTCGACCGGCGACTGGCAGCTGGAAATCGCGGGCGCGGTCAGCACCTGCGCCGTCACGCTGTCGCGGGTGCTGTACGACCTGCTGAACTGGGCGTCACAGGGCCTGCTCAGCCTGGCTGACGGGCTGGTGCAGGGATCGAGCGTGATGCCGCAGAAACGCAATCCGGTGGCGCTGGAACACGCCCGCACCCGCTTCAGCAAGGCGCTGGGCTACGCGCAGGCGGTGGTGTACAGCAACCACAACACCCCTTTCGGAGACATCAACGACCCCGGCACCGACATTCAGGAGCCGCTGCATCTGCTGTGGCAGGATTTTTCGCAGGGCGTGCGGCTGCTCGACGTGTCGCTGGCGAATCTTTACATCGAACGCGATCTGTGGAACACGCAGGCCGAGCACAGCGACGTAACCCTGACCGAACTGGCCGACACGCTGGCCCGGCAGAGCGGCGACTTCCGGGCCGCGCATGACAGCGCTCAGAAGCTGCTGGGCAGCCTACGGGCGCAGGGCAGGGAGTTGCGAAGTGCCACCGACGACGATCTGAAGGCGCTGGGCATCGACGTACCTGCCGGAACCGTGCAGGACGCGCTGAATCCACGCAGCTTCATCGAGCGGCGCACCACGTTCGGTGGCCCAGCTCCCGCCCCGATGCAGGTGTACTTCACGCAGGCGACGGCGCGGCTAGAACACGACACGCAGACCGAACGAACGTGGAAGGAACGTTTCGCCGCGTCGCGGGCCCTGCTGCGCGGCGATACCCTTCCCTGA